From the Vibrio natriegens NBRC 15636 = ATCC 14048 = DSM 759 genome, the window TCGTTTTTGAAACGCTCTGCAATTTTGCGATATTCAGGATCCATTTTCAGAGCCATATCGGCATCGGTCATAATTGGGTTATAGCGTTTCGAGCTGTCTTCAACATCAACGGGTTTATCTTGTTCGTCAATATTGACAGGCTCCCATTGATGAGCGCCAGCCGGGCTCATTTTCTGTTCCCAGTCATACTTAAACAACAAGTGGAAATAACCATTATCCCACTGGGTTGGATGCGTGGTCCATGCGCCTTCCAAACCACTAGTTACAGCGTCACGACCAATTCCACGCGTAGTGTGATTCATCCAGCCAAGGCCTTGCTCTTCAAGGTCCGCAGCCTCTGGATCGGGGCCAACATTTGCGGCATCACCATTACCGTGACATTTACCGACAGTATGGCCACCAGCGGTAAGCGCAACGGTTTCTTCATCGTTCATCGCCATACGTGCAAAGGTCACACGCATATCAGCGGCTGTTTTCAATGGGTCTGGATTGCCATCAACCCCTTCAGGGTTTACGTATATAAGTCCCATCATTACTGCTGCAAGTGGGTTTTCTAGGTCACGCTCGCCTGAGTAACGTGTCCCTTCACCACCACTCGGTGCCAACCACTCTTTTTCGGAACCCCAGTACGTGTCTTTCTCAGGGTGCCAGATATCTTCACGGCCAAATCCGAAACCGAAGGTTTTGAAGCCCATCGATTCATAAGCCATGTTCCCGGCCAGAAGGATCAAATCCGCCCAGCTTAATTTGTTACCGTATTTTCTTTTAATCGGCCAAAGGAGTCGTCTTGCTTTATCCAGGTTAGCGTTATCAGGCCATGAGTTTAGAGGAGCAAAGCGTTGGTTACCCGTTGAACCGCCACCACGACCGTCTGCAATACGGTAGCTACCTGCAGCATGCCAAGCCATTCGAATCATAAGACCACCATAGTGACCCCAGTCTGCTGGCCACCAGTCTTGGCTGTCTGTCATCAAATCTTTCAAATCTTTCTTAAGCGCATCGACGTCTAATTTTTTCAATTCTTCTTTGTAATCGAAGTCGTTTCCATAGGGATTAGTTTTGGAGTCATGCTGATGCAGGATGTCTAAATTTAACGCATTTGGCCACCAATCCATCACTGACTTGTCTGTAGATGTTTGCCCACCATGCATGACCGGACATTTACCTACTGAACCGCCGCTTGTGTCGCTCATAAAAACTCCTTTGTTAGGGGCACAGAAGCCGCTAATAAAAATCGTTACTCGATCAAATGAATAGAAATATTCATTTATAACAGCGTAGTCTATAC encodes:
- the katG gene encoding catalase/peroxidase HPI yields the protein MSDTSGGSVGKCPVMHGGQTSTDKSVMDWWPNALNLDILHQHDSKTNPYGNDFDYKEELKKLDVDALKKDLKDLMTDSQDWWPADWGHYGGLMIRMAWHAAGSYRIADGRGGGSTGNQRFAPLNSWPDNANLDKARRLLWPIKRKYGNKLSWADLILLAGNMAYESMGFKTFGFGFGREDIWHPEKDTYWGSEKEWLAPSGGEGTRYSGERDLENPLAAVMMGLIYVNPEGVDGNPDPLKTAADMRVTFARMAMNDEETVALTAGGHTVGKCHGNGDAANVGPDPEAADLEEQGLGWMNHTTRGIGRDAVTSGLEGAWTTHPTQWDNGYFHLLFKYDWEQKMSPAGAHQWEPVNIDEQDKPVDVEDSSKRYNPIMTDADMALKMDPEYRKIAERFKNDQSAFEDAFARAWFKLTHRDLGPKSCYLGPDVPAEDLIWQDPTPAGSTGYDVDSVKTKIEASGLSIGELVSTAWDSARTFRGSDRRGGANGARIRLAPQKDWQGNEPQRLSKVLPVLEKIAAESGCSVADAIVLAGNVGVELAARAAGYNVTVPFSPGRGDASQDMTDVESFEVLEPLADGYRNWLMKDYVVKPEELMLDRTQLMGLTAPEMTVLVGGMRVMGTNYGGSSDGVFTDRVGTLSNDFFVNLTDMAYQWVPKGENQYEIVDRKSGAVKWTATRVDLVFGSNSILRSYSEVYAQDDNQEKFVHDFIKAWVKVMDADRFDL